A single genomic interval of Etheostoma spectabile isolate EspeVRDwgs_2016 unplaced genomic scaffold, UIUC_Espe_1.0 scaffold00018326, whole genome shotgun sequence harbors:
- the LOC116680121 gene encoding uncharacterized protein LOC116680121: MKLKRTNTTKDGYRWSCRKANHRGRGITRSIREGSIFSRSHITLASWMKIMHSLSQGLRKRQVDMIEDGVCGSSQSLTRVTTLLREICGKAVRRLEIRRKMRIGGRRAFVAIDESKFRHKRKYGRGRHGHTWRRRSWVFGMVEVKGCQRRPILKLVKYRSRKRLLPIIQKYIRPGSKVISDSWSAYNRLSRHGYIHYQVNHRRHFVHPGSGAHTQHIERAWRNYKEDIYRYRGNLTEKALKMNLRLLSGATGLERSTRRVFLDACLKTSERATTFK, from the exons ATGAAACTCAAAAGAACCAACACGACCAAGGATGGATATAGGTG GAGCTGTAGAAAGGCAAACCACAGGGGAAGGGGCATCACACGATCCATCAGAGAGGGCTCAATATTCTCCAGGTCACACATTACGTTAGCATCATGGATGAAGATTATGCACAG TTTGTCGCAGGGTTTGAGGAAGAGACAAGTGGACATGATCGAGGATGGAGTATGTGGGAGCAGCCAATCATTGACCAGGGTGACTACACTGTTAAGAGAAATCTGTGGTAAAGCAGTCAGGCGACTGGAGATTAGACGGAAAATGCGTATAGGAGGGAGGAGAGCTTTTGTTGCCATAGATGAGAGCAAATTCAGACACAAAAGAAAG TATGGACGTGGACGACATGGACACACCTGGAGAAGACGGTCTTGGGTCTTTGGAATGGTGGAAGTCAAGGGATGCCAAAGACGTCCCATCTTAAAGCTTGTAAAATATCGTTCCAGGAAGCGACTGCTTCCAATTATCCAGAAGTACATTAGACCTGGTAGTAAAGTGATAAGTGATAGCTGGAGTGCCTACAACAGGTTATCACGTCATGGTTACATTCATTATCAAGTGAATCACAGGAGACATTTTGTCCACCCTGGGAGTGGTGCTCACACGCAGCATATTGAACGGGCGTGGCGAAATTATAAAGAGGACATTTACAGATACAGAGGAAACCTGACAGAAAAGGCATTAAAGATGAACTTGAGGTTATTGAGTGGAGCCACTGGCTTGGAAAGGAGCACAAGAAGGGTATTCTTGGACGCCTGTTTAAAGACATCAGAGCGTGCTACCACGTTTAAGTGA